From Primulina huaijiensis isolate GDHJ02 chromosome 15, ASM1229523v2, whole genome shotgun sequence, one genomic window encodes:
- the LOC140959803 gene encoding ethylene-responsive transcription factor ERF017-like: MPKSTSSISESTEASASASASSKYKGVRKRKWGKFVSEIRLPNSRERIWLGSYNTAEKAARAFDAALFCLRGKNVKFNFPDDPPEITNGMSMTPGEIQEAAARYANSGDQGPRAAGRVENSDAQSSSELIPSSHAESPCPLPENEFADMPLDNAFLNQFLAMGHENNVHDFGVFPGYGDFSGEFFVPPLPDVDSWADNTEEISSESSFLWNF; the protein is encoded by the coding sequence ATGCCAAAATCAACGAGTTCTATTTCAGAGAGCACTGAAGCTTCTGCTTCTGCTTCTGCTTCGAGCAAGTATAAGGGTGTGAGGAAGCGGAAGTGGGGTAAGTTTGTGTCGGAGATCAGGTTACCCAACAGCAGGGAGAGGATCTGGTTGGGTTCCTACAACACGGCGGAGAAGGCGGCTCGTGCCTTCGATGCCGCTCTCTTCTGCCTCCGCGGCAAGAACGTGAAGTTCAATTTCCCCGATGACCCGCCGGAGATCACCAACGGCATGTCCATGACACCGGGAGAGATCCAGGAGGCGGCGGCTCGGTACGCCAATTCCGGAGACCAGGGCCCACGCGCTGCTGGCCGGGTCGAGAATTCGGACGCGCAGTCATCGTCTGAGTTAATACCTTCTTCTCATGCAGAGTCCCCATGCCCACTGCCGGAAAACGAATTTGCGGATATGCCCCTGGACAATGCATTCTTGAACCAGTTTTTAGCCATGGGTCACGAGAATAACGTCCACGATTTCGGGGTATTCCCGGGATATGGAGATTTCTCCGGTGAATTTTTTGTGCCACCTTTGCCCGACGTTGATAGTTGGGCAGACAATACGGAAGAAATATCTTCCGAGAGTTCATTTCTGTGGAATTTTTAA